One genomic region from Sphingomonas paeninsulae encodes:
- a CDS encoding acyl-CoA dehydrogenase family protein, translating into MRRTAEYSSNRIQFGKALGSFQGVQQRAADAFIDVEAMRSTSLLAAWQFDAGVVQAADVATAKYWAAMGGHRVVHTAQHLHGGMGADVTYPIHRFFLAATQIGQALGGAAPMLAKIGREVAAGNSEPLA; encoded by the coding sequence CTGCGACGAACGGCGGAATATTCGAGCAACCGGATCCAGTTCGGCAAGGCGCTCGGTTCGTTTCAGGGTGTCCAGCAACGCGCGGCGGATGCCTTTATCGATGTGGAGGCGATGCGTTCAACGTCGCTGCTCGCTGCGTGGCAATTCGATGCGGGGGTCGTGCAGGCTGCCGATGTCGCGACCGCCAAATACTGGGCGGCGATGGGCGGTCATCGTGTCGTCCATACAGCCCAGCACCTGCACGGCGGGATGGGTGCCGACGTAACCTATCCAATCCACCGATTTTTCCTTGCGGCCACCCAGATCGGACAGGCGCTGGGCGGTGCTGCGCCGATGCTGGCGAAAATCGGCCGCGAGGTTGCGGCAGGCAATAGCGAGCCGCTCGCATGA
- a CDS encoding acyclic terpene utilization AtuA family protein codes for MASERIIRIGGGSAYFADSALGVPQLLAAGVLDYLVFDYLAEGSMGMLGRMRQADPAATYPPDFLSVHVGPHLGEIARQGIKVVANAGALDPLALARAVEARIAAEGLSLKVAAVTGDDLLPRLDELRQRGVKDMFTGAEFPDDVITCNAYLGGFPIAEALARGADIVITGRIVDSAIVLGPLIHEFGWKATDTDLLAAGTLAGHLLECSTQITGGTFTDWRAVEGWETIGFPIGECRADGSVVITKPDGTGGLVSVGTVAEQLLYEVSNPSDYVVADVSCDFSDVRLTQQAPNRVHVSGARGRFRTPFLKASVTHGAGWRAIGYQPIIGEEAGAKARRQGDALIARARALLRGRNMADFTDTAVAVIGEEASFGAHARISGAREVVLKICADHPTMEGAGLFAREQASGITTMSVGTGINIATSVLPLTGIFAFLTPREEVTATVTMAGESWQVANHVGRMTEPVQPQPPETADDPGTLIPVDLIRLAWARSGDKGGLFNVAVIARDPAFLPWIAAAMTPESVGDWYAHLGRAGTPPKADRFHVPGLSALNFVVHDSLDGGILRGRGLDPAAKGMAQVIMRFPIPIPATLAARAVPEPTESLA; via the coding sequence ATGGCGAGCGAACGCATAATCAGGATCGGCGGAGGATCGGCATATTTCGCCGACAGCGCGCTTGGCGTGCCACAATTGCTGGCGGCGGGTGTGCTCGACTATCTGGTGTTCGATTACCTTGCCGAAGGCAGCATGGGAATGCTTGGGCGCATGCGGCAGGCCGATCCGGCTGCGACTTATCCGCCCGACTTTCTGTCCGTCCATGTTGGCCCCCATCTGGGCGAGATTGCGCGCCAGGGGATCAAGGTGGTCGCAAATGCCGGGGCGCTGGACCCGCTGGCGCTGGCACGTGCCGTCGAAGCGCGGATCGCTGCCGAAGGGCTGTCGCTCAAGGTTGCAGCAGTCACCGGCGACGATTTGCTGCCGCGACTGGATGAACTCCGTCAGCGCGGCGTGAAGGATATGTTCACCGGTGCGGAATTCCCCGACGACGTTATTACCTGCAACGCGTATCTCGGTGGCTTTCCGATTGCCGAAGCATTGGCGCGTGGCGCGGACATCGTAATAACCGGACGCATTGTCGATAGCGCGATTGTCCTTGGCCCGTTGATCCATGAATTCGGCTGGAAAGCCACCGATACCGACTTACTCGCAGCCGGGACGCTGGCTGGTCACCTTCTGGAATGCAGCACGCAAATTACCGGCGGCACGTTCACCGACTGGCGAGCTGTGGAAGGCTGGGAGACGATTGGCTTCCCGATTGGTGAGTGTCGCGCCGATGGCAGTGTGGTCATCACCAAGCCCGATGGCACTGGTGGTCTGGTTTCGGTCGGCACGGTGGCCGAACAGTTGCTCTACGAAGTCAGTAACCCGTCCGATTATGTGGTGGCCGACGTGTCGTGCGATTTCAGCGATGTGCGGCTCACACAGCAAGCGCCGAACCGGGTTCACGTCAGTGGGGCGCGGGGAAGGTTCCGGACGCCTTTTCTGAAAGCCAGCGTTACTCATGGAGCAGGTTGGCGAGCGATCGGTTACCAACCGATCATCGGTGAGGAGGCGGGGGCAAAGGCGCGGCGGCAGGGCGATGCATTGATCGCACGTGCACGCGCGCTGTTGCGCGGCCGCAACATGGCGGACTTCACCGACACCGCCGTTGCGGTCATCGGCGAAGAAGCGAGTTTTGGCGCACATGCCCGGATATCGGGCGCGCGTGAGGTCGTCCTGAAGATCTGCGCCGATCATCCCACGATGGAAGGGGCTGGCCTATTCGCTCGTGAACAGGCTTCAGGGATCACAACGATGTCGGTTGGCACCGGCATCAACATTGCGACCAGTGTGCTGCCGCTGACCGGGATATTCGCATTTTTGACCCCCCGCGAAGAGGTGACGGCGACAGTGACCATGGCTGGCGAGAGCTGGCAGGTGGCGAACCACGTCGGTCGCATGACGGAACCTGTACAGCCGCAACCGCCTGAGACTGCCGATGATCCGGGAACACTTATTCCGGTCGACCTGATCCGTCTCGCCTGGGCACGCAGCGGCGACAAGGGCGGCCTGTTCAATGTTGCCGTGATTGCGCGCGATCCGGCATTTCTGCCGTGGATTGCAGCCGCAATGACGCCTGAGTCGGTTGGTGACTGGTATGCCCATCTCGGGCGAGCGGGCACGCCGCCAAAGGCCGATCGTTTTCATGTGCCGGGCCTGTCGGCGCTGAACTTCGTCGTTCATGATTCACTCGATGGCGGAATTTTACGCGGTCGCGGACTCGATCCTGCCGCAAAGGGCATGGCGCAGGTCATCATGCGCTTTCCGATACCCATTCCCGCCACCCTGGCCGCACGAGCCGTCCCGGAACCCACGGAGAGTTTGGCATGA
- a CDS encoding AMP-binding protein produces the protein MTGFVVPSREESMVRLMRGYTRVAKFARDLPYTTADRLEERAIDAGDRPFILFEEQSISYAEMNARANRVAHAAVATGLGKGDVVALLMLNRPEFVMIWLGLAKAGIVTALVNTTATDDILGHALRQVGAKALIVGSELADAVAGMPVGSLPDLVFEQSETGADRSANGWRDFNTEMNLASPANLDPVTRAGVVMADPLYLIFTSGTTGLPKAAKMSHMRFLNAGEMMTGLMEFGADDTMYCVLPLYHGAGAWWCLRLLWQPDGRSCCGESSVAPLFGRTYGGITLPHSTILERSYVT, from the coding sequence ATGACGGGCTTCGTCGTCCCCTCGCGCGAGGAATCGATGGTGCGCCTGATGCGTGGCTATACACGCGTCGCCAAATTCGCGCGCGATCTGCCCTATACGACCGCCGACAGACTGGAGGAGCGGGCCATCGACGCTGGCGACCGGCCGTTCATCCTCTTTGAGGAACAGTCGATCAGCTATGCCGAGATGAACGCACGCGCCAACCGCGTGGCACATGCGGCTGTGGCGACGGGATTGGGCAAGGGCGACGTGGTTGCGCTGTTGATGCTCAACCGTCCGGAGTTCGTGATGATTTGGCTGGGGCTTGCGAAGGCGGGCATCGTGACGGCACTCGTCAACACGACCGCGACCGACGATATTCTCGGTCATGCTTTGCGTCAGGTTGGTGCCAAGGCGCTGATTGTTGGGTCCGAACTTGCCGATGCGGTTGCTGGAATGCCAGTCGGTAGCTTGCCCGATCTGGTTTTCGAACAGTCCGAAACCGGTGCCGATCGCTCAGCGAACGGCTGGCGCGATTTCAATACGGAAATGAATTTGGCCTCGCCTGCTAACCTCGATCCGGTGACCAGAGCCGGTGTTGTGATGGCCGACCCTCTCTATCTAATTTTTACATCGGGCACGACCGGGCTGCCGAAGGCCGCCAAGATGAGCCACATGCGTTTCCTGAACGCGGGCGAGATGATGACCGGACTGATGGAGTTCGGTGCCGATGACACGATGTATTGCGTGCTGCCGCTTTATCACGGAGCGGGGGCATGGTGGTGCCTTCGGTTGCTTTGGCAACCGGACGGCCGTTCGTGTTGCGGCGAAAGTTCAGTCGCACCGCTTTTTGGCAGGACGTACGGCGGCATAACATTACCGCATTCTACTATATTGGAGAGGTCGTACGTTACCTGA
- a CDS encoding alpha/beta fold hydrolase, whose product MVMQAASIRDYTVRDGLKLFATHYGPEQGAPVLLLHGGGQARGSWAQSGEALAREGFRAIALDMRGHGDSDWSRDGRYALDAFADDLREVIATLDRPPVLIGASLGGLASLLAVGEVPEAPAAAVVLVDIVPWMEKRGGEQVVDFMRGTSGGFDTIEEAADAVSGYLPHRPRPERLDGLSRNLRKKVDGRWYWHWDPNFVRPQEGWDMDKINERLSDAAQAIRAPLMLLHGTNSEIVSAEGASRFRALLPDAEVAPIAGAHHMVVGDDNNAFLGAIVPFLRRVQPMAVA is encoded by the coding sequence ATGGTTATGCAAGCCGCATCGATCCGGGATTATACCGTCAGGGATGGCCTGAAGCTTTTTGCCACGCATTATGGACCCGAACAGGGCGCACCGGTGCTTCTGCTTCATGGTGGAGGTCAGGCCCGGGGATCCTGGGCGCAATCGGGGGAGGCTCTCGCGCGAGAGGGGTTTCGGGCGATTGCGCTCGATATGCGCGGTCATGGTGATAGCGACTGGTCCCGCGATGGGCGCTATGCGCTGGATGCCTTCGCCGATGACCTGCGAGAGGTGATCGCGACGCTCGACCGCCCACCCGTGCTGATCGGTGCCTCACTCGGAGGACTGGCATCGTTGCTGGCGGTTGGCGAAGTGCCAGAGGCTCCGGCAGCCGCCGTTGTGCTCGTCGATATCGTTCCCTGGATGGAAAAGCGCGGCGGTGAGCAGGTCGTCGATTTCATGCGCGGCACGTCTGGCGGTTTCGATACGATCGAGGAGGCAGCCGATGCGGTCTCCGGCTATCTTCCGCATCGTCCCCGACCTGAGCGGCTCGATGGCCTGTCCCGCAATCTTCGCAAAAAAGTCGATGGCCGTTGGTATTGGCACTGGGATCCCAATTTCGTTCGCCCGCAGGAGGGCTGGGACATGGACAAAATCAATGAGCGGCTCTCAGACGCTGCGCAGGCAATCCGCGCACCTTTGATGCTGCTGCATGGTACGAACAGCGAAATAGTCTCGGCTGAGGGCGCTTCCCGGTTTCGGGCGCTGCTCCCGGATGCCGAGGTCGCACCGATTGCGGGCGCGCATCATATGGTTGTCGGCGACGATAATAATGCGTTTCTGGGGGCGATCGTGCCGTTTCTCCGCCGTGTGCAGCCTATGGCCGTGGCATGA
- a CDS encoding acyl-CoA dehydrogenase family protein has translation MQTALGEAYATLRAVGVMGNRVAAEVAHGSTRADLASGLKVFGTEGVIKVMRLLLDVLGPVGLVRDGSPGAVLRGRIEREYRKCQINTFGGGTAEVLRDMVAQIGLGMPRAAR, from the coding sequence GTGCAAACTGCGCTGGGTGAAGCCTATGCAACACTCCGTGCGGTCGGCGTGATGGGCAATCGTGTTGCGGCGGAGGTGGCGCATGGATCGACCCGCGCCGATCTTGCCAGTGGCCTGAAGGTTTTTGGCACCGAGGGTGTGATCAAGGTCATGCGTCTGTTGCTCGACGTGCTTGGCCCCGTCGGCCTGGTGCGTGACGGATCGCCGGGAGCAGTGTTGCGTGGGCGGATCGAGCGTGAATATCGGAAGTGCCAGATCAACACATTTGGCGGTGGCACAGCCGAGGTGCTGCGCGATATGGTGGCACAAATCGGCCTCGGTATGCCAAGGGCGGCGCGCTGA
- a CDS encoding AMP-binding protein, whose protein sequence is MLRRKFSRTAFWQDVRRHNITAFYYIGEVVRYLMATPPAPDDRNHNLRVMTGAGLKPDVWAAFMERFGVSNVIEGLGSTEANYGITNVDNRIGSVGRLPYPKATNIRILKYDVERGEHVQDAAGKHVESGPHEAGEIVAEVLDGTGVGGFFEGYTSTEATEAKLIRNLFTPGDCWFRSGDLVRFDEDDYFFFVDRVGDTFRWKGENVSTAEVETILSAFEGPSVVNVYGVSIPATEGRAGMVALTYPDGVAFDPKGFYRFAQSHLAHYAVPLFVRLTSVADMTTTFKLRKVESQHEGYDPVATGGDPLFVADTEAGSYVPLTTQSLDRLKILPFQGAEAHAR, encoded by the coding sequence GTGTTGCGGCGAAAGTTCAGTCGCACCGCTTTTTGGCAGGACGTACGGCGGCATAACATTACCGCATTCTACTATATTGGAGAGGTCGTACGTTACCTGATGGCGACTCCCCCAGCGCCGGACGATCGCAACCATAATTTACGTGTGATGACCGGTGCGGGGCTGAAGCCCGATGTCTGGGCCGCTTTCATGGAGAGGTTCGGCGTCAGCAACGTCATCGAGGGGCTGGGATCGACCGAGGCGAACTACGGCATCACCAATGTCGATAACCGGATCGGATCGGTCGGGCGACTACCCTATCCGAAGGCCACCAACATCCGCATCCTGAAGTACGACGTCGAGCGCGGCGAGCATGTTCAGGACGCGGCAGGCAAGCATGTGGAGTCCGGGCCCCATGAAGCCGGAGAGATCGTCGCCGAGGTGCTTGATGGCACCGGGGTTGGTGGTTTTTTCGAGGGATATACGTCCACTGAGGCAACCGAGGCCAAATTGATCCGTAACCTGTTTACGCCGGGTGATTGCTGGTTCCGATCGGGGGATCTCGTGCGTTTCGACGAGGATGATTATTTCTTCTTCGTCGACCGGGTCGGCGATACTTTTCGGTGGAAGGGTGAGAACGTGTCGACGGCGGAGGTCGAGACGATCCTGTCGGCGTTCGAGGGGCCGTCGGTCGTTAACGTCTATGGTGTGAGCATTCCGGCGACGGAGGGGAGAGCCGGGATGGTCGCGCTGACTTATCCCGATGGCGTCGCGTTCGATCCCAAAGGATTTTATCGTTTCGCACAGTCCCATTTGGCCCATTATGCGGTGCCGCTGTTCGTGCGACTGACCTCGGTCGCGGACATGACCACCACTTTCAAACTGCGTAAGGTCGAGTCTCAGCACGAAGGCTATGATCCCGTTGCCACCGGTGGTGACCCGCTGTTCGTCGCTGATACCGAGGCGGGAAGCTACGTCCCACTCACCACCCAGTCACTCGATCGATTGAAGATACTGCCCTTCCAAGGAGCTGAAGCTCATGCACGTTGA
- a CDS encoding acyl-CoA dehydrogenase family protein: MHVDFTPEQKALRAEFRAYLDGIMTPKVRAATLNAESGPAYRGVIRQMGRDGWLTPGWPVEYGGRGLDPLTQKILLEELVLADAPFPFVTVNTVGPALMRLGTDAQKSDILPRIASGDLIFAIGYSEPSAGTDLANLKTSAVRDGDDYVVNGQKIFTSGAEGADFVFLAVRTDSDAPPHKGITILMMDAKLPGFSVTPIWTVGGFRTNVTYYEDVRVPADMVIGQVNGGWKLIAEQLNHERIGLAALTYGANGCFDQVVDWARGTAAGATASSSMCLGCKLRWVKPMQHSVRSA, from the coding sequence ATGCACGTTGATTTCACCCCCGAACAAAAGGCATTGCGCGCCGAATTTCGCGCCTATCTCGACGGTATCATGACTCCCAAAGTCCGTGCCGCGACGCTCAATGCGGAAAGCGGTCCAGCCTATCGCGGAGTGATCCGCCAGATGGGCAGGGACGGCTGGCTGACGCCAGGCTGGCCGGTCGAATATGGTGGTCGCGGCCTTGATCCGTTGACGCAGAAAATTCTGCTCGAAGAGCTGGTGTTGGCCGATGCTCCATTTCCATTCGTCACGGTCAATACGGTTGGCCCTGCTCTCATGCGGCTCGGCACCGATGCACAGAAAAGCGATATTCTGCCAAGGATTGCCAGCGGCGACCTGATCTTTGCGATCGGCTATTCCGAACCCAGTGCTGGAACCGATCTCGCCAATCTGAAGACGAGCGCTGTGCGCGACGGCGACGATTATGTCGTCAATGGGCAGAAGATATTCACCAGCGGGGCAGAGGGGGCAGACTTCGTCTTCCTCGCGGTCCGCACCGATTCGGATGCGCCTCCGCATAAGGGCATCACCATCCTGATGATGGATGCAAAACTGCCGGGTTTCTCCGTCACGCCGATCTGGACGGTTGGGGGCTTCCGCACCAACGTCACCTATTACGAGGACGTGCGTGTTCCCGCCGACATGGTCATTGGTCAGGTCAACGGTGGTTGGAAATTGATTGCCGAACAGCTTAACCACGAACGCATCGGCCTTGCCGCGCTGACTTATGGCGCGAACGGCTGTTTCGATCAGGTGGTAGACTGGGCACGCGGAACTGCAGCGGGGGCGACGGCAAGCTCGTCGATGTGCCTTGGGTGCAAACTGCGCTGGGTGAAGCCTATGCAACACTCCGTGCGGTCGGCGTGA
- a CDS encoding TonB-dependent receptor, whose protein sequence is MLLGKARLLASAAFVSAMAVASGAHAQTAPVSTTAEPVAPSVTAENDGLQDIVVTARRQSESLQKTPISITALDSAALDKINVQSVEKVAQIAPNLVISQQSSSLSAASINIRGIGQTDPSLGLDTAVGIYLDGVYVARSAGSIFDLVDLERIEVLRGPQGTLFGRNTTGGAIQLVSRKPADTFGVTLKGGFGTRNNLFGRVRVDTGDLGNLPISAAFTYYHRQRDGYFDNTLTPANKDPGALNVNAFNAALRGDFNAFQISYAFDYDHRTGTPGFFQTVALSDAARAYYGNSASLGGAPLQFVGPDERLTSGQQQPGVGNRYTSKTVSQGHNLTASYEFSPAFTLKSITGYRKLHLDNVLGLSGQGDLKGLVLNPVTNAVSVQSVTPYNGYNGPQDQKQFSEEVQALGSFGDFNYVLGAYYFREKVSEDNHQMLTFILNAGTPQAPFYLGINLAPEAKYSQISKSAAGFGQISWKPSALDKRLEVTGGIRYTEDRKSIFLQNSSFGVSTIVGPPRGAVKFHNTSFMGSLSYQLTDNALVYAKVSTGYKSGGFNPRADELNSFDPEKLVSYEAGMKLDLLNRHLRINGAAFYSKYDNLQVPQFAAGSGGASTLLVNAGKADFKGVELEVTALPMRGLTLSGSLGYTSPKYKQFLFVDPATNVVSDIASTARFPNVAKFNSNVAAEYAFDLTAVGQMSARLSYSYRSHVYFYPNDAVNPYQHLVDSSATNTVDARLALTDLTLGGRTKAEIAINGENLLNENQVLYGIDFGSLGFGGKFYAEPRRVSVEVKVTY, encoded by the coding sequence ATGTTGCTCGGCAAGGCTCGTTTACTGGCGTCCGCTGCGTTTGTTTCGGCAATGGCAGTCGCATCCGGCGCTCACGCCCAGACTGCGCCGGTTTCCACCACCGCCGAGCCAGTTGCGCCAAGTGTCACTGCAGAAAATGATGGATTGCAGGACATCGTTGTTACTGCGCGTCGCCAGTCGGAATCCCTGCAGAAGACGCCGATTTCGATCACTGCGCTCGACTCAGCCGCTCTGGACAAAATCAATGTGCAGTCCGTCGAAAAAGTCGCGCAAATCGCGCCAAACCTCGTCATCAGCCAGCAATCCTCATCGCTTTCGGCCGCGTCGATCAATATTCGCGGTATCGGCCAGACCGATCCATCTCTCGGGCTGGATACAGCCGTTGGCATCTATCTCGACGGCGTCTATGTCGCGCGCAGTGCTGGCTCGATCTTCGATCTGGTGGACCTCGAGCGCATCGAAGTCCTGCGCGGGCCACAGGGCACGCTGTTCGGTCGCAACACAACAGGCGGCGCCATCCAGCTCGTCTCGCGAAAGCCGGCCGACACATTCGGTGTCACGTTGAAGGGCGGCTTTGGCACGCGCAACAACTTGTTCGGCCGCGTGCGGGTCGACACCGGCGACTTGGGCAATCTGCCGATCTCAGCCGCATTCACCTATTATCATCGCCAGCGAGACGGCTATTTCGACAACACCCTTACGCCTGCAAATAAAGATCCCGGCGCGCTCAACGTCAATGCCTTCAACGCCGCATTGCGAGGCGACTTTAATGCTTTCCAGATTTCCTACGCCTTCGACTATGATCACCGGACCGGAACACCCGGCTTTTTCCAGACGGTGGCACTCAGCGATGCGGCGCGTGCCTATTATGGTAACTCGGCCTCGCTCGGCGGCGCTCCGCTCCAGTTCGTCGGCCCCGACGAACGCCTGACATCGGGTCAGCAACAGCCCGGCGTCGGAAATCGCTATACGTCGAAGACCGTAAGCCAGGGCCATAACCTCACGGCATCCTACGAATTTTCCCCAGCGTTCACGCTCAAATCGATCACCGGGTACCGCAAGCTGCATCTCGACAATGTGCTGGGCCTGAGCGGTCAGGGAGATCTCAAGGGGCTGGTCCTCAATCCAGTGACCAACGCGGTGTCTGTCCAGTCGGTTACGCCGTACAACGGTTATAACGGACCACAGGATCAAAAGCAGTTTTCCGAGGAAGTTCAGGCTCTCGGATCGTTCGGGGACTTTAATTACGTCCTCGGCGCCTATTATTTCCGCGAGAAGGTTTCGGAAGATAACCATCAAATGCTGACGTTCATCCTGAACGCTGGCACGCCGCAGGCGCCATTTTACCTTGGCATCAACCTCGCTCCCGAGGCAAAATATAGCCAGATCTCCAAGTCCGCCGCCGGGTTCGGCCAGATCAGCTGGAAGCCAAGCGCACTCGATAAGCGCCTCGAAGTAACCGGCGGCATTCGTTATACCGAAGATCGCAAGAGCATATTCCTGCAGAACAGCAGCTTTGGCGTATCTACGATTGTCGGACCACCACGCGGCGCGGTTAAATTTCACAACACGTCGTTTATGGGGTCGCTTAGTTACCAGCTAACCGACAACGCTCTGGTTTATGCCAAGGTATCGACGGGCTACAAATCCGGCGGCTTCAATCCGCGGGCAGACGAACTAAACTCGTTCGATCCGGAAAAGCTCGTTTCGTACGAAGCGGGCATGAAACTGGACCTTCTCAACCGTCACCTGCGGATCAACGGTGCCGCATTCTATAGCAAATATGACAATTTGCAGGTGCCCCAGTTTGCCGCAGGCAGCGGCGGCGCATCGACCCTGCTGGTCAACGCCGGCAAGGCCGATTTCAAGGGTGTCGAACTGGAAGTTACGGCGCTGCCGATGCGTGGACTGACATTGTCGGGTTCACTCGGTTACACCAGCCCGAAATATAAGCAGTTCCTGTTCGTCGATCCGGCCACCAACGTGGTCAGCGACATTGCCAGCACTGCACGATTCCCGAACGTCGCAAAATTCAACTCCAACGTGGCAGCCGAATATGCGTTTGATCTGACTGCTGTCGGACAGATGTCAGCCCGGCTTTCCTATTCCTATCGCAGTCACGTATATTTCTATCCGAACGATGCCGTGAACCCCTATCAGCACCTGGTTGACTCGTCTGCGACCAACACAGTCGATGCACGTCTCGCGCTGACCGACCTGACGCTGGGTGGGCGCACCAAGGCCGAGATCGCGATAAACGGAGAAAATCTGTTGAACGAGAACCAGGTGCTCTACGGTATCGATTTCGGATCGCTGGGCTTCGGCGGCAAGTTCTACGCCGAGCCGCGGCGGGTCTCGGTCGAAGTCAAAGTGACCTATTGA
- a CDS encoding bifunctional MaoC family dehydratase N-terminal/OB-fold nucleic acid binding domain-containing protein yields MAELLEQARAWVGRAANTPSVARDAVNLPMIRRWCEAMGETNPIYYDDAAARAAGHPGIVAPPAMLDVWAMAPYRPGGRTSEENMPVLNLFDAAGYTGVVATNVKQHYARYLRIGDVVTSTPSVADVSDEKRTGLGIGHFVTLAYDFTNQDGDALGSMTFRVLKFKPNLAQPKLVEPTDTDGPVVAHPRPAITHDNAFFWEGLSNRKLLFQSFGGRLRHPPGPMDPVTGSLEFDIVEASGRGTIHSFVVVHQPRMPGFEYPLPVVLVELEEGVRIVANMIDAKPEDVAIGRAVTVDFVEVEPDYVLPAFRLA; encoded by the coding sequence ATGGCCGAGCTTCTCGAACAGGCACGCGCATGGGTTGGGCGTGCGGCAAACACACCATCCGTCGCCCGCGACGCCGTTAACCTGCCAATGATCCGCCGCTGGTGCGAGGCGATGGGTGAGACCAATCCGATCTATTATGACGATGCTGCGGCGCGGGCGGCGGGGCATCCGGGTATCGTGGCTCCGCCTGCGATGCTCGACGTGTGGGCGATGGCACCCTATCGGCCCGGCGGCCGAACCTCCGAAGAGAATATGCCGGTCCTCAATCTGTTCGATGCGGCTGGCTATACTGGTGTCGTCGCGACCAACGTAAAGCAACATTATGCGCGTTATCTGCGCATCGGCGATGTGGTCACTTCAACACCCAGCGTCGCGGACGTTTCGGACGAAAAGCGTACCGGGCTGGGGATCGGTCACTTCGTCACATTGGCCTATGACTTCACCAATCAGGATGGCGATGCGCTCGGTTCGATGACGTTTCGGGTGCTGAAGTTCAAACCGAATCTCGCCCAGCCAAAGCTTGTCGAACCCACGGATACGGACGGCCCCGTTGTCGCGCATCCTCGACCTGCGATCACTCATGACAACGCATTTTTCTGGGAAGGGCTGTCCAATCGCAAGCTGCTCTTTCAGTCATTCGGTGGTCGCTTGCGTCACCCGCCGGGGCCGATGGACCCGGTAACCGGGTCGCTCGAATTCGACATTGTGGAGGCCAGCGGTCGCGGCACTATCCACAGCTTCGTTGTCGTGCATCAGCCGAGAATGCCGGGCTTTGAATACCCACTCCCTGTGGTGCTGGTCGAACTGGAGGAAGGCGTCCGCATCGTTGCCAATATGATCGACGCCAAGCCCGAAGACGTCGCCATTGGCCGTGCGGTCACCGTCGATTTCGTCGAGGTCGAGCCCGACTATGTGCTCCCTGCTTTCCGTCTCGCCTAA
- a CDS encoding helix-turn-helix domain-containing protein: MGNAMANAELRTARARVHVYTYRFETPSHHTRSPGPDVLALISSNAPGGEGFYRSASTTSRMVPLGGLMIVPSDTSISAMGPGGERRLAVCTMADGILPKGFDRNDQRHLAMCADIRDANVRSAMQRMAAEVTRPGFGSDVLIDGLAAVLQVDLARYFDLTNRRETGHRGTLAPWQLRRIEDFVHAADGGPLRIADLAALVDVSPGHLARTFKQSTGRTVHKFVEEARLARARVLLGQTRVPLKQVADQLGFSSPSSFSLAFRRATGTTPGRFRSEATTIN, encoded by the coding sequence ATGGGCAATGCCATGGCGAATGCGGAACTGCGGACGGCGCGGGCGCGCGTGCATGTCTATACCTATCGCTTTGAAACGCCTTCGCATCATACGCGCTCGCCGGGGCCGGATGTGCTGGCACTAATTTCCAGTAATGCTCCGGGTGGGGAGGGTTTTTACCGGTCTGCATCCACGACCAGTCGCATGGTTCCGCTCGGTGGTCTGATGATCGTCCCATCGGATACTTCGATCAGCGCGATGGGCCCTGGCGGTGAACGACGTCTTGCGGTTTGCACGATGGCTGACGGTATCCTGCCCAAAGGTTTTGACAGGAACGATCAGCGCCACTTGGCGATGTGCGCCGATATCCGCGATGCAAACGTACGCAGCGCAATGCAGCGAATGGCGGCCGAAGTTACGCGTCCTGGGTTCGGGTCGGACGTGTTGATCGATGGGCTCGCTGCTGTGTTGCAGGTTGATCTTGCACGCTATTTCGATCTTACAAACCGACGCGAAACGGGGCATCGAGGCACTCTGGCACCGTGGCAGCTGCGACGAATCGAGGATTTTGTGCACGCTGCGGATGGTGGCCCACTCCGTATCGCCGATCTCGCCGCTCTGGTTGATGTAAGTCCCGGACATCTGGCGCGCACGTTCAAACAGAGCACAGGCCGTACTGTCCACAAGTTCGTGGAGGAGGCAAGGCTTGCCCGCGCGCGGGTTTTGCTGGGCCAGACGCGTGTTCCCCTGAAGCAGGTTGCGGATCAGCTTGGCTTCAGTTCGCCCAGTAGTTTTTCGCTCGCCTTTCGCCGCGCCACGGGCACCACGCCGGGTCGGTTCAGAAGCGAGGCAACCACGATCAATTGA